From a region of the Argiope bruennichi chromosome 8, qqArgBrue1.1, whole genome shotgun sequence genome:
- the LOC129981872 gene encoding pantetheinase-like, with protein MLSAMKIPLNLPSLLFIVLFLHTAELNAEKNFYRAAVLELSQFTNISYPASKILEINLNVYEIAARTAAKHRADILVFPESGLLPFEKPDRDWLLDFIEDIPDPKEVVANPCTQRDEFQDRPILQKLSCLAQFNNIYIVANTADFKKCDVNTRCDKDKTNSITDNCTSCPEDGHFFYNTNIVFSRDGTLISKYYKRHLYFEPEMNTPDHPENAYFDTEFGKFTTIICFDLMFKEAVGALDKPDILNVAYPTYWFDHTPMIFFAPPYQQAWAMTNKVNLLAANGHHPPTGSLGSGIYSSDKGALIYTHNPDGYNKLLISNVPISPNDETVATNNLEAIRFFIGNGTAILQHGEEKRNFKKDCDALIIGKADPESGEYRCSPTDVDQYKFKKLHGKEGSLTVCSNRFCCTLSYQAHSMDEDFYFGVSGHPLNFYGEFSFGTESCILARCESVKGKPCRNYLLKSSTIFRSVEITGNFSTKYILPFAVDSDVRLTDKDKWHFDHKSQIIYHNSYTKSPLLFFGMYGRIFDQDKDLYNQPDSARRISSTETWLISVLLLGVMLTFSRHMNI; from the exons ATGCTTAGCGCTATGAAGATCCCGTTAA ATTTACCGTCACTCTTATTCATCGTCCTTTTCCTTCACACTGCTGAATTAAatgcagaaaagaatttttacagaGCAGCTGTCTTGGAGCTGTCACAATTCACAAATATTTCGTATCCAGCATCCAAAATTCTCGAAATCAATCTGAATGTTTATGAAATAGCAGCGAGAACAGCAGCAAAGCAT AGAGCAGATATTCTTGTATTTCCCGAGAGTGGATTACTGCCATTTGAGAAACCCGACCGAGATTGGTTGTTAGATTTTATAGAAGACATCCCTGATCCGAAAGAAGTTGTCGCTAACCCTTGCACACAAAGAGACGAGTTTCAAGATCGacctattttacaaaaattgagcTGTTTAGCACAGTTTAACAACATTTATATAGTGGCCAATACGGCAGATTTTAAGAAATGCGATGTAAATACAAGATGTGATAAAGATAAAACTAATTCTATCACCGATAACTGTACTTCATGTCCAGAGGATGGCCACTTTTTCTACAACACAAACATAGTTTTTAGCAGAGATGGAACgttgatatcaaaatattacaaaaggcATCTTTACTTCGAGCCAGAAATGAATACTCCTGATCATCcggaaaatgcatattttgacaCGGAATTCGGAAAATTTACTACCATTATCTGCTTCGATTTGATGTTCAAAGAAGCTGTAGGAGCCCTTGATAAACCAGATATTCTCAATGTTGCGTATCCGACATATTGGTTTGACCATACCCCCATGATATTCTTTGCTCCACCCTACCAGCAAGCTTGGGCGATGACTAACAAGGTAAATCTTCTAGCAGCCAACGGCCATCATCCTCCAACAGGATCTTTAGGTAGTGGCATATACTCGTCCGATAAAGGTGCTTTGATATATACACATAATCCAGATGGTTATAATAAACTTCTCATTTCAAATGTCCCCATTTCTCCAAATGATGAGACAGTTGCCACCAACAACTTAGAAGCTATAAGATTCTTTATAGGAAATGGTACGGCCATTTTACAACATGGTGAAGaaaaacgtaattttaaaaaagactgCGATGCTCTTATCATTGGGAAAGCTGATCCGGAATCTGGAGAATACCGTTGCAGTCCTACTGATGTTgatcaatataaattcaaaaaactgCATGGAAAGGAAGGGTCTTTGACAGTTTGTTCTAATAGATTTTGCTGCACACTTTCCTACCAAGCTCATTCCATGGATGAAGACTTTTACTTCGGAGTATCTGGACATCCCCTCAATTTTTACGGCGAATTTTCATTTGGAACCGAGTCTTGCATTCTGGCTCGTTGTGAATCAGTTAAAGGCAAGCCATGCAGAAATTACCTTTTGAAATCTAGTACTATTTTTCGATCAGTTGAAATAACAGGCAATTTTTCAACCAAATACATTCTCCCTTTCGCAGTGGATAGTGATGTCCGTCTCACCGATAAGGATAAGTGGCATTTCGATCACAAATCTCAAATAATATACCATAATTCGTACACAAAATCTCCCCTGCTATTTTTTGGCATGTATGGAAGGATTTTTGACCAAGATAAAGATTTATATAATCAACCTGACAGTGCGAGACGAATTTCATCGACCGAAACCTGGTTAATTTCTGTACTTTTGTTGGGTGTTATGTTAACCTTTTCAAGGcacatgaatatttaa